Proteins from one Catenuloplanes atrovinosus genomic window:
- a CDS encoding response regulator transcription factor — protein sequence MTPIRILLADDQESIRVAFRLILDAQPDMTVIAEAADGTTALEFARHLRPDVVLADVRMPGLDGLHLTRELAGPGVADPIRVVVVTTFDLDEYVYAALRHGASGFLLKRSGPNLMVEAIRAAVAGDTLISPQVTVRLLRHLGARTFATPDRPGPHLLTERERDVARLVATGRSNAEIAADLHISVGTVKGHLAGIHTRLSTRNRVEIAVWAHETGLTRHESP from the coding sequence GTGACGCCGATCAGGATTCTGCTCGCCGACGACCAGGAGAGCATTCGGGTCGCGTTCCGCCTGATCCTCGACGCCCAGCCCGACATGACCGTGATCGCCGAGGCGGCCGACGGCACCACCGCGCTGGAGTTCGCCCGCCACCTGCGCCCCGACGTTGTCCTCGCCGACGTGCGCATGCCCGGCCTGGACGGCCTTCACCTCACCCGCGAACTCGCCGGCCCCGGCGTCGCCGACCCGATCCGGGTCGTCGTGGTCACCACGTTCGACCTCGACGAGTACGTGTACGCCGCGCTGCGCCACGGCGCGTCCGGGTTCCTGCTCAAGCGGTCCGGCCCGAACCTCATGGTCGAGGCGATCCGGGCCGCCGTGGCCGGCGACACCCTGATCAGTCCCCAGGTGACCGTGCGCCTACTGAGACACCTCGGCGCCCGGACATTCGCCACGCCGGACCGGCCCGGCCCGCACCTGCTCACCGAACGCGAACGCGACGTCGCCCGGCTGGTCGCCACCGGCCGATCCAACGCCGAGATCGCCGCCGACCTGCACATCTCCGTGGGCACGGTCAAGGGTCACCTCGCCGGCATCCACACCCGGCTGTCGACCCGCAACCGGGTGGAGATCGCT